CCAGCGAGGTGGTCCGAGCCGTGCGGCGCAGGTCCGTGGGCGCACTCACGGCGACGACCCCACGCGCGGCGCAGGGCGCAGAAGCCGCCAGCAGCGCGACCAGCCCGCCCATGCTGAAGCCCAGCAGCAGGGCGGACGTGACGCCGGGTTGCCGCCCCAGCCAGTCCAGCGCCCGCCGCATATCGTCCGCGCCGCTGCGCCCGTAGTCGTCGCAGCCGCCCGACCCCCGCCAGCCGCGCTGCGAGAGGCTCAGCGCGTGCCACCCCGCCTCCCGGAACAGCCGGGCCGGGTGCGCCATATGCGAGGCGTCCTGGCCCCAGCCGTGCAGAAGCAGAACGGCGGGGGCGGGTCGGGACTGCATCCAGTAGTAACCGCCCAACGTCACGTCGCCCAGCGGGAGCGTGAGCCGGGCAGCGTCGGGCAGGGGGGGGAGGTCCAGGCCGGGGATGGTCATGGGT
The window above is part of the Deinococcus carri genome. Proteins encoded here:
- a CDS encoding alpha/beta hydrolase family protein — its product is MTIPGLDLPPLPDAARLTLPLGDVTLGGYYWMQSRPAPAVLLLHGWGQDASHMAHPARLFREAGWHALSLSQRGWRGSGGCDDYGRSGADDMRRALDWLGRQPGVTSALLLGFSMGGLVALLAASAPCAARGVVAVSAPTDLRRTARTTSLGILRRYYDAVLTERQWVEGSPLRHVARLRVPALLVVGTEDRFCPPAEGRSYAAATGSCLLELPGMAHQPTDEEWRLLVRETLGMFGAEV